From Alphaproteobacteria bacterium, the proteins below share one genomic window:
- a CDS encoding glycosyltransferase family 4 protein — protein MAPSANSVLLLTLPPGLGGERARARMVHDVLAKHGHTVTVAWRAYYSEEPDLSVPMWQALTRRPSIREVPDWPCRRVAVGTWLPELEWAHHQPWKPWRALLEGHRAHVVSSGNNLTGWGPTALDLASLQWIASPYEPDRVDRIRHWPAWRRLHDALLNSWVSARQEVKTLERADTLSISKYTDEGLKRVTPRARLFGVLAIPVDTGRYSPDGRPAIAGRKLRIGFNGRISDPRKNMPLLVKAFARAAAAHPDIELHIRGDVPRDDFIRQFDAAAIADKLVVEPPVAFAQLPDWYRSLDIFALASHQEGLSIVGTEAMASGAVVVSTRCGGPQDYVLDNETGLLSGFDDREFADRLIALIGDAALRARLSEAGIAFIRARHAQAEFERGFMEAFSRLYG, from the coding sequence ATGGCGCCGTCCGCGAACTCCGTCCTGCTGCTGACCCTGCCGCCCGGCCTTGGCGGGGAGCGTGCCCGGGCGCGCATGGTGCACGACGTGCTGGCGAAGCACGGCCACACGGTCACCGTGGCCTGGCGGGCCTATTACAGCGAGGAGCCCGATCTTTCGGTGCCGATGTGGCAAGCGCTGACGCGCCGTCCCTCGATTCGCGAGGTTCCGGACTGGCCGTGCCGGCGCGTGGCGGTGGGCACCTGGCTGCCCGAGCTCGAATGGGCGCATCATCAGCCCTGGAAGCCGTGGCGCGCGCTGCTCGAGGGCCATCGCGCGCATGTCGTGTCCTCGGGCAACAACCTCACCGGCTGGGGGCCGACGGCGCTCGACCTGGCGTCGCTGCAATGGATCGCCTCACCCTACGAGCCCGACCGCGTCGATCGCATCCGGCACTGGCCGGCGTGGCGGCGCCTGCACGACGCGCTGCTCAACAGCTGGGTCAGCGCGCGGCAGGAGGTGAAGACGCTGGAGCGCGCCGACACGCTGTCGATCAGCAAGTACACGGATGAGGGCCTGAAGCGCGTCACGCCAAGGGCACGTCTCTTCGGTGTCCTGGCGATCCCGGTCGATACCGGGCGCTACTCGCCCGATGGCCGCCCGGCGATCGCCGGGCGCAAGCTGCGCATCGGCTTCAACGGCCGCATCTCCGATCCGCGCAAGAACATGCCGCTGCTGGTCAAGGCCTTCGCGCGCGCCGCCGCGGCGCATCCCGACATCGAGCTGCACATCAGGGGCGATGTCCCGCGCGACGACTTCATCCGACAGTTCGACGCCGCCGCGATCGCCGACAAGCTGGTGGTCGAGCCGCCGGTCGCTTTCGCGCAGTTGCCGGACTGGTACCGTTCGCTCGACATCTTCGCGCTGGCCTCGCACCAGGAAGGCCTGTCAATCGTCGGCACCGAGGCGATGGCCAGCGGCGCGGTGGTCGTCTCGACGCGCTGCGGCGGGCCGCAGGACTATGTGCTCGACAACGAGACCGGGCTGCTGAGCGGCTTCGACGACCGCGAATTCGCCGACAGGCTGATCGCGTTGATCGGCGATGCGGCGCTGCGTGCGCGGCTGAGCGAAGCCGGCATCGCCTTCATCCGCGCCCGCCACGCCCAGGCCGAGTTCGAGCGCGGCTTCATGGAGGCCTTCTCGCGCCTGTACGGCTGA
- a CDS encoding carboxymuconolactone decarboxylase family protein: MAASKNYKKGTEIRSKLMGKAYAAKMASTVYDDPMMKKFGDYAREAVFGMLWARPGLDLKTKALICVISDTAQARWPELAIHLRFARNTGWTENELSEALMHLCGYIGLPSVREALLTAKEVFAEMKHEAKKK, from the coding sequence ATGGCCGCGAGCAAGAACTACAAGAAGGGCACCGAGATCCGCAGCAAGCTGATGGGCAAGGCCTACGCCGCCAAGATGGCGAGCACCGTCTACGACGATCCGATGATGAAGAAGTTCGGCGACTACGCGCGCGAGGCGGTGTTCGGCATGCTGTGGGCGCGGCCGGGGCTGGACCTCAAGACCAAGGCGCTGATCTGCGTGATCTCCGACACCGCCCAGGCGCGCTGGCCCGAGCTCGCCATCCACCTGCGCTTCGCGCGCAACACCGGCTGGACCGAGAACGAGCTCTCCGAGGCGCTGATGCATTTGTGCGGTTATATCGGCCTGCCCTCGGTGCGCGAGGCGCTGCTGACGGCCAAGGAGGTCTTCGCCGAGATGAAGCACGAGGCGAAAAAGAAGTAG
- a CDS encoding alpha/beta fold hydrolase codes for MPVLKRDDAEIYYEVHGKGFPLLLFAPGGLRSQLVNWRQSLADPSKPAAWMDPMTALTDTFTVIGMDQRNAGASRGKVRASDGWHTYAGDHLALMDHLGFRRFHVMGGCIGGTFCLTLCRIAPDRIASAVLQNPIGLHENHDTWEAAVSGFQEKMLAEDPTLTPEIIRSFGRNMFGGEFVFSVDRDFVRQCRTPLYLQPGTDKPHPAQTSAEIAALAPDIEVQTDWRAPDHLQESIRRVKAFLVRHTPAAVQAA; via the coding sequence ATGCCGGTGCTCAAGCGCGACGATGCCGAGATCTATTACGAGGTCCACGGCAAGGGCTTCCCGCTGCTGCTGTTCGCTCCGGGCGGCCTGCGCTCGCAGCTCGTCAACTGGCGCCAGAGCCTGGCCGATCCGAGCAAACCGGCCGCTTGGATGGACCCGATGACGGCGCTGACCGACACGTTCACCGTCATCGGCATGGACCAGCGCAACGCCGGCGCCTCGCGCGGCAAGGTGCGCGCGAGCGATGGCTGGCACACCTATGCCGGCGACCACCTGGCGCTGATGGACCATCTCGGCTTCAGGCGCTTCCATGTCATGGGCGGCTGCATCGGCGGCACCTTCTGCCTGACGCTTTGCAGGATCGCGCCCGATCGGATCGCCTCGGCGGTGCTGCAGAACCCGATCGGCCTGCACGAGAACCACGACACCTGGGAGGCCGCGGTCAGTGGCTTCCAGGAAAAGATGCTGGCCGAGGATCCAACACTGACGCCCGAGATCATCCGGAGCTTCGGGCGCAACATGTTCGGCGGCGAGTTCGTGTTCTCGGTCGATCGCGACTTCGTGCGTCAGTGCAGGACGCCGCTCTACCTGCAGCCCGGCACCGACAAGCCGCACCCGGCTCAGACCAGCGCCGAGATCGCCGCCCTGGCGCCCGACATCGAGGTGCAGACCGACTGGCGCGCGCCCGATCACCTGCAGGAATCGATCCGCCGCGTGAAGGCGTTTCTCGTGCGGCACACACCGGCCGCGGTGCAGGCCGCCTAG
- a CDS encoding NUDIX domain-containing protein, with translation MSETDSKGARTATAEQVLSGVVPRPEVGKERPVDATYEGSRIPAMKPRDAATLIMVRKPRNPDGMPEVLMGCRGSGHVFMPNRYVFPGGRVDPDDARVPVATSLRPEIDERLRRAATAQRARALAIAAIRETFEETGLIIGEKFDGKVGEVPRHWAGFLDQGLAPALHHLDYIARAVTPPGRPRRFNARFFMMDAEAVQGTMKDSTEIHDIRWVRLDEARQLPLPTITGLMLGEVALLVKEPPAVGAERRIKLFKTIHRKHMLLEE, from the coding sequence ATGAGCGAGACCGACAGCAAGGGCGCCCGCACGGCGACCGCCGAGCAGGTATTGAGCGGGGTGGTGCCTAGGCCGGAGGTGGGCAAGGAGCGGCCGGTCGACGCCACCTACGAGGGCAGCAGGATCCCGGCGATGAAGCCGCGCGACGCGGCCACCCTGATCATGGTGCGCAAGCCCAGGAATCCGGACGGCATGCCCGAGGTGCTGATGGGCTGTCGCGGCTCCGGCCACGTCTTCATGCCCAACCGTTACGTCTTCCCCGGCGGCCGGGTGGACCCGGACGACGCCAGGGTGCCGGTGGCGACGTCGCTCAGGCCCGAGATCGACGAGCGGCTGCGCCGGGCGGCCACGGCGCAGCGCGCCCGCGCACTGGCCATCGCCGCCATCCGCGAGACCTTCGAGGAGACCGGCCTGATCATCGGCGAGAAGTTCGACGGCAAGGTGGGCGAGGTGCCCAGGCATTGGGCCGGCTTCCTCGACCAGGGCCTGGCGCCGGCGCTGCACCATCTCGACTATATCGCCCGCGCCGTGACGCCGCCTGGCCGGCCGCGCCGCTTCAATGCCCGCTTCTTCATGATGGACGCCGAGGCGGTGCAGGGCACGATGAAGGACAGCACCGAGATCCACGACATCCGCTGGGTCCGGCTGGACGAGGCACGCCAGCTGCCGCTGCCGACCATCACCGGCCTGATGCTGGGCGAGGTCGCCCTGCTGGTGAAGGAGCCGCCGGCGGTCGGCGCGGAGCGGCGCATCAAGCTGTTCAAGACCATCCACCGCAAGCACATGCTGCTGGAGGAGTAG
- a CDS encoding FAD-dependent oxidoreductase, whose product MTVAVIGAGVVGMATARAIQRSGRQVVVLDGEDPGRKTSFGNAGFIAIDHVLPLARPSVLKRVPRMLLDRDGPLTVHLPSLFWLIPWMLRFGRAASSASEVTKGVDSFGALMAEANVAWKAEIQASGLGELFKSKGALYVYETMAGFDGGAQERALQAAKGTVMEIIDGDGARELAPGLAPHIVKGVYYPHGLHTVSPYHVVTALAERFVAEGGRIEKANVEGFDVSGDRVTAVRAGGRPIAVDAVAICAGRASGDLTRHLGFKAPLVAERGYHVMLEPDNVRFDLPVSPAERGFFITPMREGLRVAGTVELGAPDRPESWHRADLLIKHLQAIFPGVGGREKSRWMGERPSLPDFRPAIGRAPRHVNVYCGYGHQHVGLTLATATGRLIARLLDGEALPPALAHCDPGRFG is encoded by the coding sequence ATGACCGTCGCTGTCATCGGTGCGGGGGTCGTCGGCATGGCCACAGCCCGCGCCATCCAGCGCAGCGGCCGTCAGGTGGTGGTGCTCGACGGCGAGGATCCCGGTCGCAAGACGTCGTTCGGCAATGCCGGCTTCATCGCCATCGACCACGTGCTGCCGCTGGCGCGGCCATCGGTGCTCAAGCGTGTGCCGCGCATGCTGCTGGATCGTGACGGGCCGCTCACGGTGCACCTGCCGAGCCTCTTCTGGCTGATTCCCTGGATGCTGCGCTTCGGCCGCGCCGCCTCGAGTGCGTCGGAGGTGACCAAGGGCGTCGACTCCTTCGGCGCGCTGATGGCCGAGGCCAATGTCGCCTGGAAGGCCGAGATCCAGGCCTCGGGCCTGGGCGAGCTCTTCAAGTCCAAAGGCGCGCTTTATGTCTACGAGACCATGGCCGGCTTCGACGGCGGCGCGCAGGAGCGCGCGCTGCAGGCGGCCAAGGGCACGGTGATGGAGATCATCGACGGTGATGGTGCGCGCGAGCTGGCGCCGGGCCTGGCGCCGCACATCGTCAAGGGTGTCTACTACCCGCACGGCCTGCACACGGTGAGCCCGTATCACGTCGTGACCGCGCTGGCCGAGCGTTTCGTCGCCGAGGGCGGACGCATCGAGAAGGCCAATGTCGAGGGCTTCGACGTGTCGGGCGATCGGGTCACCGCGGTGCGCGCGGGCGGCAGGCCGATTGCCGTCGACGCGGTGGCGATCTGTGCCGGTCGTGCCTCCGGCGATCTCACGCGCCATCTCGGCTTCAAGGCGCCGCTGGTAGCCGAGCGCGGCTATCACGTGATGCTCGAGCCGGACAACGTGCGGTTCGATCTGCCGGTGTCGCCGGCGGAACGCGGCTTCTTCATCACGCCGATGCGCGAGGGGCTGCGCGTCGCCGGCACGGTCGAGCTGGGTGCGCCCGACCGACCCGAATCGTGGCATCGCGCCGATCTGCTGATAAAGCATCTGCAGGCGATCTTTCCCGGCGTCGGCGGCCGGGAGAAGAGCCGCTGGATGGGCGAGCGTCCCTCGCTGCCCGACTTCCGGCCGGCGATCGGCCGCGCGCCGCGGCACGTCAACGTCTATTGCGGATATGGCCATCAGCATGTCGGCCTGACGCTCGCGACTGCCACCGGTCGCCTGATCGCCAGGCTGCTGGATGGCGAGGCGCTGCCGCCGGCCTTGGCACATTGCGATCCCGGACGCTTCGGCTAA
- a CDS encoding xanthine dehydrogenase family protein molybdopterin-binding subunit: protein MDSISDIELAFTKFGVGQPVPRTEDPKLLRGEGSYTDDINLPNQAWAVMVRSPIAHGTLKGIDTTAARAMPGVLAVLTHADLDAAGFGPLKCALNIPDRDGKPMKTPPRPSLAKGKVRFVGEAAACVVAQTREQAKDAAEAVELDIEELPAVTNPADALKPGAPQLHDDAPGNLVLDFHHGDSAAVNKAFAEAAHVTRLEIVSNRVVVNAMEPRSAIGEYDPKTERWTLRVGCQGVMGMRAGLARDVLGVPPDKVRVLTGNVGGSFGMKAQPYPEYGPLLLASRLLGRPVKWTDDRSESFLSDHHGRDHQRVAELALDKDGNFLAVRLSGTGNAGAYINPPLQPTTNAVKNLIDVYRTPAMEVNTKVVFTNTTPIGAYRGAGRPEANYFMERLITTAAREMGIDQVELRRRNHIRNDEFPWKAPSDMRYDSGDFTTILDKALKASDWDGFEARKAESAKRNKLRGRGIGSYLEVTGPPAKEYGGIRFEADGTVTMLSGTLDYGQGHATPFAQVLVDKLGIPFERFRLLQGDSDQLKVGGGTGGSKSALVASQAFIEAGDLLIEKGKLIAAHVLEASAADIEFAHGRFTIAGTDRSISIIELADKLRAGLTLPPDVPSSLDISHVSDNPPFSFPNGCHIAEVEIDRDTGQIEVVRYFMVNDFGTVINPMLVAGQAHGGVIQGIGQALMERTVYDQQGQPLAGSYMDYAMPRASDAPDFSIENHSVPCKTNRLGVKGCGEAGCAGALPSVMNAVVDALSGHGVTHIDMPVTPEKVWRILHRG from the coding sequence ATGGACAGCATCAGCGACATCGAACTCGCCTTCACCAAGTTCGGCGTCGGCCAGCCGGTGCCGCGCACGGAGGATCCGAAGCTGCTGCGCGGCGAGGGAAGCTACACCGACGACATCAACCTGCCCAACCAGGCCTGGGCGGTGATGGTGCGCAGCCCCATCGCGCACGGCACCCTCAAGGGCATCGATACAACGGCGGCGCGCGCCATGCCGGGCGTGCTGGCGGTGCTGACCCACGCCGATCTCGACGCCGCCGGCTTCGGCCCGTTGAAATGTGCGCTGAACATTCCCGATCGCGACGGCAAGCCGATGAAGACGCCGCCGCGTCCCTCCCTGGCCAAAGGCAAGGTGCGTTTCGTCGGCGAGGCCGCGGCCTGCGTCGTCGCCCAGACGCGCGAGCAGGCGAAGGACGCGGCCGAAGCCGTCGAGCTCGACATCGAGGAGCTGCCCGCCGTCACCAACCCGGCCGACGCGCTGAAGCCGGGCGCGCCGCAGCTGCACGACGACGCACCCGGCAACCTCGTGCTCGACTTCCATCACGGCGACAGCGCGGCGGTGAACAAGGCGTTCGCCGAGGCGGCGCATGTGACGCGCCTGGAGATCGTCTCCAACCGCGTCGTGGTGAACGCCATGGAGCCGCGCTCGGCGATCGGCGAGTACGATCCCAAGACCGAGCGCTGGACCTTGCGCGTCGGCTGCCAGGGTGTGATGGGCATGCGCGCCGGCCTGGCGCGCGACGTGCTGGGCGTGCCGCCCGACAAGGTGCGCGTGCTGACCGGCAATGTCGGGGGATCCTTCGGCATGAAGGCACAGCCCTATCCCGAGTACGGCCCGCTGCTGCTGGCCAGCAGGCTTCTGGGACGGCCCGTGAAGTGGACCGACGATCGCTCCGAGAGTTTTCTGAGCGACCATCACGGCCGCGATCACCAGCGCGTCGCCGAGCTGGCGCTCGACAAGGACGGCAATTTTCTCGCCGTGCGCCTGAGCGGCACCGGCAACGCCGGCGCCTACATCAACCCGCCGCTGCAGCCGACGACCAACGCGGTGAAGAACCTGATCGACGTCTATCGCACGCCGGCGATGGAGGTGAACACCAAGGTGGTGTTCACCAACACCACGCCGATCGGTGCCTATCGCGGCGCCGGCCGGCCCGAGGCCAACTACTTCATGGAGCGGCTGATCACAACGGCGGCGCGCGAGATGGGCATCGACCAGGTCGAACTGCGCCGACGCAACCACATCCGCAACGACGAGTTCCCGTGGAAGGCGCCGTCGGACATGCGCTACGACAGCGGCGACTTCACCACCATCCTCGACAAGGCGCTCAAGGCCTCCGATTGGGACGGCTTCGAGGCGCGCAAGGCCGAGAGTGCGAAGCGCAACAAGCTGCGCGGGCGCGGCATCGGCTCATACCTCGAGGTCACCGGCCCGCCGGCCAAGGAGTATGGCGGCATCCGTTTCGAGGCCGACGGCACGGTGACCATGCTGAGCGGCACGCTCGACTACGGTCAGGGCCACGCCACGCCGTTCGCGCAGGTGCTGGTCGACAAGCTTGGTATCCCCTTCGAGCGCTTCCGCCTGCTGCAGGGCGATTCCGATCAGCTCAAGGTCGGCGGCGGCACCGGCGGCTCGAAATCGGCGCTCGTCGCCAGCCAGGCCTTCATCGAGGCCGGCGACCTGCTGATTGAGAAGGGCAAGCTGATCGCCGCGCACGTGCTGGAGGCCTCGGCGGCCGACATCGAGTTCGCGCACGGCCGCTTCACCATCGCCGGCACCGACCGCAGCATCTCGATCATCGAGCTGGCCGACAAGCTCCGCGCGGGCCTCACCCTGCCGCCGGACGTGCCGAGCTCGCTGGACATCAGCCACGTCTCGGACAACCCGCCCTTCTCGTTCCCCAATGGCTGCCACATCGCCGAGGTCGAGATCGACCGCGACACCGGGCAGATCGAGGTGGTGCGCTACTTCATGGTCAACGACTTCGGCACGGTGATCAATCCGATGCTGGTGGCGGGCCAGGCGCATGGCGGCGTGATCCAGGGCATCGGCCAGGCGCTGATGGAGCGCACGGTCTACGACCAGCAGGGCCAGCCGCTCGCCGGCTCCTACATGGACTACGCCATGCCGCGCGCCAGCGACGCGCCGGATTTCTCGATCGAGAATCATTCCGTGCCGTGCAAGACCAACCGGCTGGGCGTGAAGGGCTGCGGCGAGGCCGGCTGCGCCGGCGCCCTGCCCTCGGTGATGAACGCCGTCGTCGACGCGCTGTCGGGCCACGGTGTGACGCATATCGACATGCCGGTGACGCCGGAGAAGGTGTGGCGGATCCTGCACCGCGGCTAG
- a CDS encoding adenylate/guanylate cyclase domain-containing protein has protein sequence MSEADALFGILRQAADQQAVAAIERLVREAPDRALCRVNALAFAQQNALDEERVIAAFLHAARAGIFELSWNVLCPGCGGVLGANTSLKTVKPEAYNCALCAEGYEPTLDEMVEVTFTVSPRVRRIAAHDAENLSFHDYNTQLFFSSGLEPPEESIWEKITLETIELPPGEKALVSVQLPPLFIIVFEPVSHAAHFIDVKGEPTTERRTLSIVYNNVSAPTGTTEMRPGPVRISFDNRTNRRALPGIWIADHDLHHMMQQRRPFVTAKRLLTNQTFRDIYRTDTLDVDQRLKITSLTFLFTDLKGSTELYERVGDLVAFDLVRSHFNLLHEIVASEAGAVVKTIGDAVMATFPTPDRAMAAALRMRDAMRDLNQQRGSEDMLLKIGIHEGPCLAVTLNERQDYFGQTVNIAARVQGLADSRAIFTTTPVVEHPETAAILAAKGHKPVSQQRSLRGIAHDVAVFEIP, from the coding sequence ATGAGCGAGGCAGACGCACTGTTCGGCATCCTGCGGCAGGCCGCCGACCAGCAGGCGGTCGCCGCGATCGAGCGCCTGGTGCGCGAGGCGCCGGACCGGGCGCTGTGCCGCGTCAACGCCCTGGCTTTCGCCCAGCAGAACGCATTGGACGAGGAACGGGTCATCGCCGCCTTCCTGCACGCCGCGCGTGCCGGGATCTTCGAGCTGTCGTGGAACGTGCTGTGCCCGGGCTGCGGCGGCGTGCTGGGCGCCAACACCTCGCTCAAGACGGTGAAGCCGGAAGCCTACAATTGCGCGCTCTGCGCCGAAGGCTACGAGCCGACGCTCGACGAGATGGTCGAGGTCACCTTCACGGTCAGCCCGCGCGTCCGGCGCATCGCCGCGCACGATGCGGAGAACCTGTCGTTCCACGACTACAACACGCAGCTTTTCTTCAGCTCTGGCCTCGAGCCGCCCGAGGAGTCGATCTGGGAGAAGATCACGCTGGAGACCATCGAGCTGCCACCCGGCGAGAAGGCGCTGGTCTCCGTGCAGCTGCCGCCGCTCTTCATCATCGTCTTCGAGCCGGTCTCGCACGCCGCGCATTTCATCGACGTCAAGGGCGAGCCGACGACGGAGCGGCGCACCCTGTCGATCGTCTACAACAACGTCAGCGCACCCACCGGCACCACCGAGATGCGCCCAGGGCCCGTTCGCATCTCCTTCGACAATCGCACCAACCGGCGCGCGCTGCCCGGCATCTGGATCGCCGATCACGACCTGCACCACATGATGCAGCAGCGGCGGCCCTTCGTGACCGCCAAGCGCCTGCTGACCAACCAGACCTTCCGCGACATCTATCGCACCGACACGCTCGACGTCGACCAGCGGCTGAAGATCACCAGCCTCACCTTCCTGTTCACCGACCTGAAGGGCTCGACCGAGCTCTACGAGCGCGTCGGCGACCTGGTGGCCTTCGACCTGGTGCGCAGCCACTTCAACCTGCTGCACGAGATCGTCGCCTCCGAGGCCGGCGCCGTGGTCAAGACCATCGGCGACGCCGTCATGGCCACGTTTCCGACGCCCGACCGCGCCATGGCCGCGGCCTTGCGCATGCGCGACGCCATGCGCGATCTCAACCAGCAGCGCGGCAGCGAGGACATGCTGCTGAAGATCGGCATCCACGAGGGCCCCTGCCTGGCCGTGACGCTCAACGAGCGGCAGGATTATTTCGGCCAGACCGTGAACATCGCCGCGCGCGTGCAGGGCCTGGCCGATTCGCGGGCGATCTTCACCACCACGCCCGTGGTCGAGCACCCCGAGACGGCGGCGATCCTCGCCGCCAAGGGCCACAAGCCGGTGTCGCAACAGCGCTCCTTGCGCGGCATCGCCCACGACGTGGCGGTCTTCGAGATTCCATAG
- a CDS encoding CoA transferase, with translation MSGPLTGYRIIELAGIGPAPMAAMMMGDMGADIVRIDRTKTHVMDRFADPKFNVHGRSRRSVSVDLQKPEGAEVVLRLCKSADGIMEPFRPGVAERLGVGPDACLKANPKIVYGRMTGWGQSGPLAKAAGHDQNYIALTGALHAIGRKGQKPVPPLNLVGDFGGGGMLMAYGMVCGLLEAQKSGKGQVVDAAMVDGAALLLGALYGMVGAGLWNDKEREANMLDGGAHFYDTYETKDGKYVSIGSIEPQFYALLVEKAGLSGQNLPAQHDRAQWPMMKQKLEDVFRTRTRDEWCQIMEGSDVCFAPVLTMSEAPHHPAAKARNAYVDVGGFDQPAPAPRFSRTVEATPKPAPKRGSNTEEVLEQSGFSAGEIAELKKSGIVGAQA, from the coding sequence ATGTCCGGACCGCTCACCGGCTATCGCATCATCGAGCTCGCGGGCATCGGCCCGGCGCCGATGGCCGCCATGATGATGGGCGACATGGGCGCCGACATCGTGCGCATCGACCGCACCAAGACGCACGTCATGGATCGCTTCGCCGATCCCAAGTTCAACGTGCATGGCCGCAGCCGCCGCTCGGTCTCGGTCGACCTGCAGAAGCCGGAGGGCGCCGAGGTCGTGCTGCGCCTGTGCAAGAGCGCCGACGGCATCATGGAGCCGTTCCGTCCCGGCGTCGCCGAGCGCCTGGGCGTCGGCCCCGATGCCTGCCTGAAGGCCAATCCGAAGATCGTTTACGGCCGCATGACAGGCTGGGGCCAGTCGGGCCCGCTGGCCAAGGCGGCCGGTCACGACCAGAACTACATCGCGCTCACTGGCGCGCTGCACGCCATCGGTCGCAAGGGCCAGAAGCCGGTGCCGCCGCTGAACCTCGTCGGCGATTTCGGCGGCGGCGGCATGCTGATGGCCTACGGCATGGTCTGCGGCCTGCTCGAGGCGCAGAAATCGGGCAAGGGCCAGGTCGTCGACGCCGCCATGGTCGACGGCGCGGCCCTGCTGCTGGGCGCGCTCTACGGCATGGTCGGCGCCGGGCTGTGGAACGACAAGGAGCGCGAGGCCAACATGCTCGACGGCGGCGCGCATTTCTACGACACCTACGAGACCAAGGACGGCAAGTACGTTTCGATCGGCTCGATCGAGCCGCAGTTCTACGCCCTGCTGGTCGAGAAGGCCGGCCTCTCGGGCCAGAACCTGCCGGCGCAGCACGATCGCGCGCAATGGCCGATGATGAAGCAGAAGCTCGAGGATGTGTTCAGGACCAGGACGCGCGACGAGTGGTGCCAGATCATGGAAGGCAGCGACGTGTGCTTCGCGCCGGTGCTGACCATGAGCGAGGCGCCGCATCATCCCGCCGCCAAGGCGCGCAACGCCTACGTCGATGTCGGCGGCTTCGACCAGCCGGCGCCGGCGCCGCGCTTCAGCCGCACGGTGGAGGCGACGCCGAAGCCGGCGCCCAAGCGCGGCAGCAACACCGAGGAGGTGCTGGAGCAGTCCGGCTTCTCGGCCGGGGAAATCGCCGAGCTGAAGAAGAGCGGCATCGTCGGCGCCCAGGCGTAG
- a CDS encoding NAD(P)H-dependent oxidoreductase: MSRILLVQGHPDPAGKHFCQALAQAYADGAAEGGHEIRNIEVSRLDFPLLRNMAEFEKGEPPPDIRAAQDSVMWAEHLVVIFPLWLGAMPALLKGFFEQCLRPGFAYDYRPRGFPVEKLKGRSARIVITMGMPGLMYRLWYGAHGLKALRRNILGFVGIAPIRDTLFGMIDAKRAPRMLAEMRALGRRAG; the protein is encoded by the coding sequence ATGTCGCGCATCCTGCTCGTGCAAGGCCATCCCGATCCCGCGGGCAAGCATTTCTGCCAGGCGCTCGCGCAGGCCTATGCCGACGGCGCGGCCGAAGGCGGCCACGAGATCCGCAACATCGAGGTCTCGCGGCTCGACTTCCCGTTGCTGCGCAATATGGCGGAGTTCGAGAAGGGCGAGCCGCCGCCGGACATCAGGGCGGCACAGGACTCGGTGATGTGGGCCGAGCATCTGGTGGTGATCTTCCCGCTGTGGCTGGGCGCCATGCCCGCGCTGCTCAAGGGCTTCTTCGAGCAGTGCCTGCGGCCGGGCTTCGCCTACGACTACCGCCCGCGCGGCTTTCCCGTCGAGAAGCTGAAGGGTCGCTCGGCGCGCATCGTCATCACCATGGGCATGCCCGGGCTGATGTATCGCCTGTGGTACGGCGCGCATGGCTTGAAGGCCCTGCGGCGCAACATTCTGGGCTTCGTCGGCATTGCGCCGATCCGCGACACGCTGTTCGGCATGATCGACGCCAAGCGTGCGCCGCGCATGCTGGCCGAGATGCGCGCGCTCGGCCGCCGGGCCGGTTAG
- a CDS encoding MBL fold metallo-hydrolase → MAIPFIKEFDPTYGAPQRVTPLIRRVVAKNPSAFTFMGTGTYVIGNGKVAIVDPGPDMADHVDAVLNAVRGETVTHILVTHTHTDHSPASRAMAKATGAPIYAFGGHPKPPPGVTTEQGGDHDFTPDVTLRDGEVVSGAGWTAEAVHTPGHISNHLCFAVRENNALLTGDHVMGWSTAVISPPDGNMRDYFAALRKVMARDEAVFIPTHGAEIRNPRPFVQAYIDHRLEREQQILGCLRDGLESIPDMVAKVYAAVPKHLHPAAGRSMLAHLVQFVAEGRVLADGPPTIGARYKLP, encoded by the coding sequence ATGGCCATCCCATTCATCAAGGAGTTCGACCCCACCTACGGCGCGCCGCAGCGCGTGACGCCGCTGATCCGACGCGTGGTGGCGAAGAACCCCAGCGCCTTCACCTTCATGGGCACCGGCACCTACGTGATCGGCAACGGCAAGGTGGCGATCGTCGACCCCGGCCCCGACATGGCCGACCACGTCGACGCCGTGCTCAACGCCGTGCGCGGCGAGACGGTGACACATATCCTCGTCACCCATACCCACACCGACCACTCGCCCGCCTCGCGCGCCATGGCCAAGGCGACCGGCGCGCCGATCTACGCTTTCGGCGGCCATCCCAAGCCGCCGCCCGGTGTCACCACCGAGCAGGGCGGCGACCACGACTTCACGCCCGACGTCACCCTGCGCGACGGCGAGGTCGTGTCCGGCGCCGGCTGGACCGCCGAGGCCGTGCACACGCCGGGCCACATCTCGAACCATCTCTGCTTCGCCGTGCGCGAGAACAACGCGCTGCTGACCGGCGATCACGTGATGGGCTGGTCGACGGCGGTAATCTCGCCACCCGACGGCAACATGCGCGACTACTTCGCGGCGCTGCGCAAGGTGATGGCACGCGACGAGGCCGTGTTCATCCCGACGCACGGCGCGGAGATCAGGAACCCCAGGCCCTTCGTGCAGGCCTATATCGATCACCGCCTGGAGCGCGAGCAGCAGATCCTCGGCTGCCTGCGCGACGGGCTGGAGAGCATCCCCGACATGGTGGCCAAGGTCTATGCCGCCGTGCCGAAGCACCTGCACCCCGCCGCCGGCCGCTCGATGCTGGCGCATCTCGTCCAGTTCGTCGCCGAGGGCCGCGTGCTGGCCGACGGCCCGCCGACGATCGGCGCGCGCTACAAGCTGCCATAG